One Papaver somniferum cultivar HN1 chromosome 10, ASM357369v1, whole genome shotgun sequence genomic window carries:
- the LOC113315452 gene encoding uncharacterized protein LOC113315452 yields MSNYTENLKLVNENISKLTMKFDEILSNLQEDLKMRDAARKEDNTARDAQTTSAEDDGSAHEGRQQTPRTTAILDTPPRIQLKFPTFDGTDPDGWIFQAEQYFTWHVIATNHKVNLAAAHLKGEANAWFRWKRTQIQILSWVTFCTQIRERFQPNFVDPKIAISTIKQKGSVKDFLPEFESLLNQVDFPESHLINLFTMALKPEVGNMVKLLEPTSLSSAFKKALNQDEVLSTSKPPWRFNQSRPIQASTTSQFKKPLLPMGKKLLTIEEQRERQAKGLCYNCDEQYKRGHVYVQPRLLVLEVDPSTVDEKEDKPNEEVAEEEFKTTESFQDPVQPAISLHSLMGSSFPKTMRLDGYTKSQPLRILIDSGSTHNFLLPRWANHCGYPVSSADKALQVTVGNGTQLPTKGYCPKVQLTLQNHSFTIDFHLLEIGGYDAVLGVQWLRTLGPIIWDFSKLTMQFTINDSAVLLQGNNYSSVMMMDSVPMQNLLCRESYAIILQLFAITKDSVPPEAITSPALKALLQQYADIFRTPTSLPPERLQDHRIPLIGGATPVNIRPYRYPYFQKTEIEKIVSELQQAGFIKPSSSPYSSPILMVRKKDDSWPMCVDYHALNKITVKDRFPIPMVD; encoded by the exons atGTCAAACTACACAGAAAATTTGAAGCTTGTCAATGAAAACATCTCAAAGTTGACAATGAAGTTTGATGAGATTCTTTCTAACCTTCAAGAGGATTTGAAGATGCGGGATGCAGCTCGTAAGGAAGATAACACTGCTAGAGATGCTCAAACTACT AGTGCTGAGGATGATGGTTCTGCCCATGAAGGCAGACAACAAACTCCTCGTACAACAGCCATATTGGATACTCCTCCTCGTATTCAGCTTAAGTTTCCCACCTTCGATGGCACTGATCCTGATGGATGGATTTTTCAAGCAGAGCAATATTTCACCTGGCATGTTATTGCTACTAATCACAAAGTTAATTTAGCTGCTGCACATCTCAAAGGGGAAGCTAATGCATGGTTCAGATGGAAGCGAACACAGATACAAATTCTGTCATGGGTCACGTTTTGTACCCAGATTCGTGAAAGGTTTCAACCTAATTTTGTTGATCCTAAGATAGCTATTTCTACAATTAAACAGAAGGGTTCTGTTAAGGATTTTCTCCCAGAATTTGAAAGCCTTTTGAATCAGGTGGATTTTCCAGAGAGCCATCTGATAAATCTCTTCACAATGGCATTAAAACCAGAAGTTGGCAATATGGTTAAGTTACTGGAACCCACATCTTTATCTTCTGCTTTTAAAAAAGCACTAAATCAGGATGAAGTTCTTTCAACATCAAAACCACCGTGGAGATTTAATCAATCACGACCAATTCAGGCTTCTACTACTTCTCAGTTCAAGAAACCGCTTTTACCTATGGGTAAAAAACTTCTTACAATAGAAGAACAACGCGAACGTCAAGCCAAAGGCTTATGTTACAACTGCGATGAACAGTACAAGAGAGGGCATGTCTATGTTCAGCCTAGATTGTTAGTATTAGAAGTGGATCCATCTACAGTTGACGAAAAGGAGGACAAACCAAATGAGGAAGTTGCTGAGGAAGAATTTAAGACTACTGAATCTTTTCAGGATCCAGTTCAACCTGCAATTTCTTTACACTCTTTAATGGGCTCTTCGTTTCCTAAGACAATGCGCCTAGATGGTTATACCAAATCTCAACCTCTTCGTATTTTAATCGACTCTGGTTCTACGCATAATTTTTTGCTTCCACGATGGGCTAACCATTGTGGCTATCCAGTAAGTTCAGCCGATAAAGCTCTACAAGTCACAGTTGGTAATGGCACTCAATTACCAACTAAGGGGTATTGTCCGAAGGTGCAACTAACACTTCAAAACCATTCATTCACCATAGATTTCCATCTCTTAGAAATTGGTGGTTATGATGCTGTTTTGGGAGTACAATGGCTACGCACATTGGGTCCAATTATATGGGATTTCTCCAAACTAACAATGCAGTTCACTATCAATGACTCAGCCGTTTTATTGCAGGGCAATAACTATTCATCGGTAATGATGATGGACTCTGTACCCATGCAGAATTTACTGTGTCGAGAAAGTTATGCAATTATTCTTCAATTATTTGCAATTACTAAAGATTCAGTTCCACCTGAAGCAATAACTTCACCAGCGTTGAAAGCACTTCTTCAACAGTATGCGGATATCTTTCGCACACCAACTTCGTTGCCTCCAGAGAGATTACAAGACCATCGTATTCCTTTGATTGGAGGTGCTACTCCAGTCAATATTAGACCGTATCGTTATCCATATTTCCAGAAAACTGAGATAGAAAAGATCGTGTCAGAATTACAACAAGCTGGATTTATCAAACCAAGCTCCAGTCCTTACTCTTCTCCCATCTTAATGGTGCGGAAAAAGGATGATTCATGGCCTATGTGTGTTGATTATCACGCATTGAATAAGATTACTGTCAAAGATCGATTTCCGATTCCAATGGTAGACTAA